From Virgibacillus ihumii, the proteins below share one genomic window:
- the rsbW gene encoding anti-sigma B factor RsbW: protein MEKFDFIEMRIPAKAEYVGVVRLSISGIANRMGFSYEDIEDLKVAISEAITNAVDHAYHEDDDGEITVGFGVYENRLEVMVADHGGSFNLKEIKGGIGPYTRSEPVENLREGGFGLFLINALMDKVEINNNYGVIVLMTKYLYETEVGLDDDQISTTQ from the coding sequence ATGGAAAAGTTTGATTTTATTGAAATGAGAATACCTGCTAAAGCAGAGTATGTCGGCGTTGTACGTTTAAGTATCTCCGGAATCGCTAATCGGATGGGCTTTTCATATGAAGATATAGAAGATTTGAAAGTTGCAATCTCAGAAGCAATCACGAATGCTGTTGACCATGCGTACCATGAGGATGATGATGGCGAGATTACTGTCGGGTTCGGTGTATATGAAAATCGCCTGGAAGTTATGGTTGCAGACCATGGCGGAAGCTTTAATTTAAAGGAAATAAAAGGCGGGATAGGTCCATATACGCGTTCAGAACCAGTAGAGAATTTGCGTGAAGGCGGATTTGGGCTCTTCTTAATTAATGCGTTAATGGACAAGGTGGAAATTAACAATAATTATGGTGTTATCGTATTAATGACGAAGTACCTTTACGAAACTGAGGTGGGTCTTGATGACGACCAAATCTCAACAACACAATAA
- a CDS encoding PP2C family protein-serine/threonine phosphatase, whose amino-acid sequence MDMLNTDAANYKQFLKHYLQNLDEQSLYGAEQISKTFIKNSIPPEEIVNLHNQALVELYPDIPEHIWHSMNFLLETMISYGLALQEYQALREQQLELKSEISVAAGMQDTLLATTKPAIDNLDIGVVSVPAHQMNGDYHHFIKGKDGSLGIALADVIGKGIPAALCMSMIKYSMDSFPEEIMSPRSILKNLNRVVERNVDPSMFITMFYAQYIPDENKLRYSSAGHEPGFYYKAATDTFEEIETKGLVLGVSSDSNYKQYERTIEKGDMVILLTDGVTECRQGERFIETEEILETIRSFSHLPAQEMVNGVYKYFERLQGFQLRDDFTLIILKQQV is encoded by the coding sequence ATGGATATGTTGAATACGGATGCAGCAAACTATAAGCAATTCCTGAAACATTATCTTCAGAACCTGGATGAACAATCTCTATATGGAGCCGAACAAATCAGTAAAACGTTTATTAAAAACAGTATTCCTCCTGAAGAAATCGTTAATCTGCATAACCAGGCATTAGTGGAACTATACCCTGATATACCGGAGCATATTTGGCATTCGATGAATTTCCTGTTGGAAACGATGATTTCATATGGTTTGGCTTTGCAGGAATATCAGGCATTAAGGGAACAACAGCTGGAACTGAAGTCAGAGATTTCAGTTGCTGCCGGTATGCAGGATACGCTCCTCGCTACAACAAAACCGGCAATTGATAACCTCGATATCGGTGTGGTAAGTGTCCCGGCACATCAAATGAACGGAGATTATCATCACTTTATTAAAGGTAAGGACGGATCACTTGGAATAGCTCTTGCAGATGTTATCGGAAAAGGAATTCCCGCTGCATTATGCATGTCCATGATCAAATACTCGATGGACAGTTTCCCGGAAGAAATAATGAGTCCGAGATCAATTTTAAAAAACCTGAACCGTGTTGTGGAACGGAACGTGGATCCGAGTATGTTTATCACCATGTTTTATGCGCAATATATTCCGGATGAAAATAAACTCCGATATTCATCTGCAGGCCATGAACCGGGATTTTATTATAAAGCCGCTACGGATACGTTTGAAGAAATCGAGACAAAAGGACTTGTTCTTGGCGTATCATCAGATTCCAATTACAAACAATATGAACGCACCATTGAAAAAGGCGACATGGTTATTCTGCTGACAGATGGTGTGACCGAGTGCAGACAGGGTGAGCGGTTTATTGAAACGGAAGAAATTCTGGAAACCATTCGATCTTTTTCGCATCTGCCTGCGCAGGAGATGGTGAACGGTGTATACAAGTATTTTGAACGTCTTCAGGGATTCCAGCTGCGGGATGATTTCACATTGATCATTTTAAAACAGCAAGTTTAA
- a CDS encoding STAS domain-containing protein produces MELKIDVVEQEMKSVVQLTGEIDAYTAPRLKSTILPLTEESGHTVEVNMEDVNYMDSTGLGVFISALKSTKETGSHLKLVNLQSRVARLFNITGLDEVIDIDTAIRGGNE; encoded by the coding sequence ATGGAATTAAAGATAGATGTAGTGGAACAGGAAATGAAATCCGTAGTACAACTGACGGGGGAAATAGATGCATACACAGCTCCAAGACTTAAAAGTACGATTCTGCCATTAACGGAAGAATCCGGTCATACCGTTGAAGTGAACATGGAAGATGTTAACTATATGGACAGTACCGGACTTGGGGTTTTTATAAGTGCATTAAAGTCAACTAAAGAGACAGGCAGTCACTTGAAGCTGGTAAACCTGCAGTCCCGTGTTGCTCGTCTGTTCAACATTACCGGTCTGGATGAAGTTATTGACATCGATACCGCAATCAGAGGTGGGAATGAGTAA